One region of Desulfobacterales bacterium genomic DNA includes:
- the metG gene encoding methionine--tRNA ligase — MSETFYITTPIYYVNARPHLGHAYTTIVADVAARFHSMTRKETFFLTGTDEHGDKVVRAAKAENLSPRVYVDKISTLFKALWPELNISNSAFIRTTDPAHIGVVERVLQKIYDAGDIYFSEYEGLYCFGCERFYTERELVGGKCPDHETEPEVIKESNYFFKMSRYQDWLIEHITRNSDFIRPERYRNEVLSFLKEPLEDLCISRPKTRLEWGITLPFDNNYVTYVWFDALLNYISALGYPDGDRYQKFWPNAQHIVAKDILKPHGIYWPIMLKAAGIPLYKHLNVHGYWNVDQSKMSKSIGNVVEPLELKNVYGLDAFRFFLMREMAFGLDSSFNEVSLINRINSDLANDLGNLFSRVLAMAHKYFNGVIPAVDPEVEKEFTLELEQDAMKAIAAYERDMESFAFHKALATVWEFINQMNKYIDVTAPWELAKKKSSLKQLEAAIYNLLEGLRIISGLIYPIMPGTAETMQKHLGLEPDPAAFKLDYLKSWKSIQPGLKLPKSVTLFPRIDPEKHQTGAQTDDGSAQLSVAIKPEISIEEFRKVDLRVATVLQAERIPRAKKLLRIEIDLGEKRTIIAGIAESYEPEDLIGKQIIVVANLKPAKIMGILSNGMLIAASEKGKTVVATLDKKITPGTALN; from the coding sequence ATGTCAGAGACATTTTACATAACAACCCCCATTTATTACGTTAATGCAAGACCCCATCTGGGGCATGCCTACACGACCATTGTGGCGGACGTTGCCGCCCGGTTTCATTCCATGACCCGTAAAGAAACTTTTTTTCTCACCGGTACGGATGAACATGGCGACAAGGTTGTCCGGGCCGCCAAGGCTGAAAACTTAAGCCCCAGGGTCTATGTCGATAAGATAAGCACGCTGTTCAAAGCGTTGTGGCCGGAACTCAATATCAGCAATAGTGCGTTCATTCGGACAACGGATCCCGCCCATATCGGCGTAGTGGAGAGGGTCCTCCAAAAGATTTATGATGCCGGTGATATTTATTTCAGTGAATATGAGGGGCTCTATTGCTTTGGCTGCGAACGGTTTTATACCGAGCGGGAACTGGTGGGCGGCAAGTGCCCCGATCACGAAACCGAACCGGAAGTTATCAAGGAATCCAATTATTTCTTTAAAATGAGCCGCTACCAGGACTGGCTCATCGAGCACATTACCCGAAATTCGGACTTTATCCGCCCGGAACGATACCGCAATGAGGTTCTTTCTTTTCTTAAGGAACCCCTTGAAGACCTCTGTATTTCGCGCCCCAAAACCCGTCTCGAATGGGGAATTACGCTCCCATTTGACAATAACTATGTTACCTATGTCTGGTTCGATGCCCTCCTCAATTACATTTCTGCGCTGGGATATCCCGACGGCGACCGCTACCAAAAATTCTGGCCGAACGCCCAGCACATTGTTGCCAAGGATATTTTAAAACCCCACGGCATTTACTGGCCCATCATGCTCAAGGCCGCCGGCATCCCTTTATACAAACATCTCAATGTGCATGGGTACTGGAATGTGGACCAGAGCAAGATGTCTAAATCCATCGGCAATGTGGTGGAGCCCCTCGAGCTTAAAAACGTATACGGGCTGGATGCATTTCGATTTTTCCTGATGCGTGAAATGGCTTTCGGGCTCGATTCCAGTTTCAATGAAGTGTCACTGATCAACCGCATCAATTCAGATTTGGCCAATGATTTGGGAAATCTTTTCAGCCGTGTCCTGGCAATGGCACATAAGTATTTCAACGGGGTGATCCCGGCGGTGGATCCCGAGGTCGAAAAGGAGTTCACCCTCGAGCTGGAACAGGACGCCATGAAGGCCATCGCGGCATACGAAAGGGATATGGAATCTTTTGCTTTCCATAAGGCCCTGGCAACCGTTTGGGAATTCATTAATCAGATGAACAAGTACATTGATGTCACCGCCCCCTGGGAGCTGGCAAAGAAGAAATCAAGTCTGAAACAGCTTGAGGCGGCCATCTATAATCTCCTGGAAGGGCTGCGGATAATTTCCGGACTGATTTACCCCATCATGCCCGGCACCGCCGAAACCATGCAAAAGCATTTGGGGTTGGAACCGGATCCTGCCGCTTTCAAACTGGATTATCTAAAAAGCTGGAAGTCGATTCAACCCGGGTTGAAACTCCCGAAATCAGTCACCCTTTTTCCCCGCATCGATCCGGAAAAACATCAAACCGGTGCTCAAACCGATGACGGGTCCGCCCAATTATCTGTTGCCATCAAACCCGAAATCAGCATAGAAGAGTTTCGCAAAGTCGACCTGCGGGTAGCGACCGTTTTACAGGCCGAACGGATTCCCCGGGCCAAAAAATTGTTGCGGATTGAAATTGACCTCGGCGAAAAAAGAACCATCATTGCCGGAATCGCTGAAAGCTATGAGCCCGAAGATTTGATAGGCAAACAGATCATTGTCGTTGCCAACTTGAAACCCGCAAAAATCATGGGGATACTATCCAATGGAATGTTGATTGCCGCATCTGAAAAAGGCAAAACAGTGGTCGCAACGCTGGACAAGAAAATAACACCGGGAACAGCCTTGAATTAA
- a CDS encoding UpxY family transcription antiterminator: MNISKLVPNWYVLHTKSRFENVVNEALQKKSLEVFLPKIKVPSKRRDRKLMILVPLFPGYLFVKSILHPQAHLEIVKTAGAVRLVGSKDGPVPVAMDTIESLKIMVSSGQPVATGSRFQKGDRVMVVAGPFAGVNGIFVRYRGKERVVVYIEALGQYAQVDVNAEDIEIIPKILSRQK, translated from the coding sequence ATGAACATAAGTAAATTAGTCCCCAACTGGTATGTGCTCCACACCAAAAGCAGATTTGAAAATGTGGTAAATGAAGCGCTTCAGAAAAAATCGCTCGAGGTTTTTCTCCCCAAAATAAAAGTCCCCAGCAAAAGGCGTGACCGAAAATTGATGATCCTTGTGCCGCTTTTCCCGGGATACTTGTTTGTGAAATCAATCCTGCATCCCCAGGCCCACCTTGAAATCGTCAAAACAGCAGGGGCCGTTCGCCTGGTGGGCAGCAAGGACGGACCGGTCCCGGTCGCAATGGATACCATCGAATCATTAAAAATTATGGTGTCCAGCGGTCAACCCGTTGCAACCGGCAGCCGCTTCCAAAAGGGAGACAGGGTTATGGTTGTTGCCGGACCCTTTGCCGGGGTAAACGGCATTTTCGTCCGCTACCGGGGAAAAGAGCGTGTGGTGGTGTACATCGAAGCCCTCGGCCAGTATGCCCAGGTTGATGTTAACGCTGAAGATATTGAAATTATTCCAAAAATACTATCAAGGCAGAAATGA
- a CDS encoding DNA polymerase III subunit delta', whose protein sequence is MPGFESITGQKQPIRILATLLRRGMIPHALLFCGIDAAGKRSAAVTVAMSCNCLNRPVQASQSDPPLSVSDDVSFDDVNPCGDCISCRKILSDNHPDILSISPSGPIIRIAQVRTLCESLSMKPYEARRRFVIISDAQAMNPEAGNALLKLLEEPPDRTIFILLAPQTSDLLPTIASRCQHVHFYPVPGKELQKLLMEKENLPPNEAAVIAVLANGDYAKALALSRPFKGTDWHHWRHWLLDASGLKRPAELSKRPIGLQLMFAEQLASNKEILLDALEVLKAWLRDLVIYKFCPDKVINTDLVDTIRNASQTESVSTLILKIETIQTAQKSIRGNSNARLTLEAMMLKMAC, encoded by the coding sequence GTGCCTGGATTCGAGTCAATAACCGGCCAGAAACAGCCCATCCGAATTTTAGCGACACTGTTGCGCAGGGGCATGATACCGCATGCCTTGCTTTTTTGCGGAATTGACGCCGCCGGCAAAAGGTCGGCTGCCGTGACGGTTGCCATGTCCTGCAACTGTCTCAACCGGCCCGTGCAAGCATCCCAGTCCGACCCCCCCCTTTCCGTTTCCGATGATGTGTCTTTCGATGACGTCAATCCCTGCGGAGACTGCATTAGCTGCCGGAAAATACTATCTGACAATCATCCCGATATTCTCAGCATTTCACCGTCAGGACCGATCATTCGCATCGCTCAGGTGCGGACACTTTGTGAATCGCTGTCCATGAAACCGTATGAGGCCAGACGGCGTTTCGTGATTATTTCGGATGCCCAGGCCATGAACCCTGAAGCGGGCAATGCCCTCCTCAAACTGTTGGAAGAACCCCCCGACCGGACCATTTTTATCTTACTGGCCCCCCAGACATCCGACCTGCTCCCGACAATTGCATCGCGCTGCCAGCATGTCCATTTTTATCCGGTTCCCGGAAAAGAGCTGCAAAAGCTGCTGATGGAAAAAGAAAACCTGCCGCCGAATGAGGCGGCGGTCATCGCTGTCCTGGCCAACGGGGATTATGCCAAAGCCCTTGCTTTAAGCAGGCCTTTTAAAGGAACCGACTGGCACCATTGGCGCCACTGGCTCCTGGATGCCAGTGGCCTGAAAAGACCGGCCGAACTATCGAAAAGACCGATCGGGCTTCAGCTGATGTTTGCCGAACAGCTGGCATCCAACAAAGAAATTCTATTGGACGCCCTGGAAGTCTTAAAAGCTTGGCTGCGGGATCTGGTAATTTATAAATTTTGTCCGGATAAAGTCATCAACACGGATCTTGTGGACACAATCCGGAATGCTTCACAAACGGAATCGGTATCAACCTTAATTCTAAAAATTGAAACCATCCAAACGGCACAGAAATCGATTCGGGGCAACAGCAATGCCCGCCTGACGCTGGAAGCCATGATGCTGAAAATGGCATGTTGA
- a CDS encoding universal stress protein encodes MTAVDENKSSAKKYKVLVAVDFSPSSARALRMAKSIMGQKPDRIVVIHVIDHNFIERCISNQIGTESHIKKTLFLQAKKQLKDFLREEGMIAEPVEEIICEGIPFLEINKKAVEIGADMVIMGNRGNSGDMQTIFFGSTTERVLRFMSRPVLCVPIAED; translated from the coding sequence ATGACCGCCGTTGACGAAAACAAAAGCAGCGCCAAAAAATATAAAGTTCTGGTGGCTGTGGATTTTTCCCCATCCTCTGCACGCGCGTTAAGGATGGCAAAATCCATTATGGGGCAGAAGCCGGACCGGATTGTGGTAATCCATGTCATTGATCATAACTTTATTGAACGGTGCATCAGCAATCAGATCGGAACGGAAAGCCATATAAAAAAAACATTGTTTCTCCAGGCCAAAAAACAGCTTAAAGATTTTCTGCGCGAAGAAGGAATGATTGCCGAACCTGTCGAAGAAATAATATGTGAGGGAATCCCTTTTCTTGAAATCAATAAAAAGGCTGTTGAAATAGGCGCCGACATGGTCATCATGGGAAATCGGGGCAATTCCGGCGACATGCAAACGATTTTCTTCGGAAGTACGACTGAACGGGTTTTAAGATTTATGAGCCGTCCGGTATTATGTGTTCCCATAGCGGAAGATTGA
- a CDS encoding stage 0 sporulation family protein, with amino-acid sequence MKKVVGIRFKPAGKVYDFDCGAFVLKRGDHVIVETEQGIGFGTVIVSPVSREESASGRPLKKVFRLANENDFRQIQKNLGTEKRAHEFCARSIKELKLHMNLFSVEITFDGSKLTFFFTSEGRIDFRQLVKRLVKEFDVRVEMRQVGIRNQAKMCGGIGRCGRKICCSTFIEKFDPVSIRMAKEQSLSLNPTKISGQCGRLMCCLTFEYDTYMALKEKFPKPNKSVITKSTKGKVLRHNVICNRLTIRDDEGHEVEIGLEDIITVED; translated from the coding sequence ATGAAAAAAGTTGTTGGTATCCGATTTAAGCCCGCAGGCAAAGTATACGACTTTGATTGCGGCGCATTTGTCCTAAAGCGTGGCGATCATGTCATCGTAGAAACCGAGCAGGGGATTGGGTTTGGCACGGTTATAGTCTCACCGGTTTCCCGTGAGGAGAGCGCGTCCGGTCGGCCGCTGAAAAAAGTATTTCGCCTGGCCAATGAAAATGATTTCAGACAAATTCAAAAAAATCTGGGGACGGAAAAGCGTGCCCATGAATTCTGTGCACGGTCCATCAAGGAACTCAAACTCCACATGAACCTCTTTTCCGTCGAAATCACTTTCGACGGCAGTAAATTAACTTTCTTTTTTACGTCCGAAGGCCGGATCGATTTTCGACAGCTTGTCAAAAGGCTTGTCAAAGAGTTTGATGTCCGCGTGGAAATGCGTCAGGTGGGTATTCGCAATCAGGCCAAAATGTGCGGCGGGATCGGGAGATGCGGCCGTAAAATTTGCTGCTCGACCTTTATCGAAAAGTTTGACCCGGTTTCCATCCGAATGGCAAAAGAGCAGAGTCTTTCTCTGAACCCCACCAAGATCTCCGGTCAGTGCGGTCGCCTGATGTGCTGCCTGACATTTGAATACGACACGTATATGGCCCTAAAAGAAAAGTTTCCGAAACCAAACAAATCTGTAATCACCAAAAGCACGAAAGGCAAAGTGCTCCGTCACAACGTTATCTGTAACCGGCTGACGATTCGTGATGATGAAGGCCATGAGGTAGAAATCGGACTGGAAGATATCATCACGGTTGAAGATTAG
- a CDS encoding DegT/DnrJ/EryC1/StrS family aminotransferase translates to MPGFEWFGSEERKEVQDVLDTGVLFRYGFDQARKGHWKAKTFESDLSKRIGSAHCHLCASGTAAVNTALASCGVGAGDEVIIPPFTFIASVEAVLTAGAVPVFSDIDETLCLDPDALEAALTPRTKAVMPVHMCGAMARIDELKSFCDRKGLILIEDACQSLGALFNGKAVGTFGQMGCFSFDPVKTITCGEGGAIVTDSPDLYSIASAYADHGHDHVGNDRGIEGHPILGTNFRISELNAAVGVAQLRKLDRILEKQRSNKKVLKDAMDGLPGVSFRKLPDKSGDSATFLSFFMPDKNKARSLIRAFSAAGIDSCFYWYDNNWHYIRNWSHFKNLSAPAPLPLTLLKNYPDYNAIDIAASDGIMSRAISMQIKLSWSEADLNGRIEKLQKVFKDSMLSA, encoded by the coding sequence ATGCCCGGTTTTGAATGGTTCGGCAGCGAAGAACGCAAAGAAGTTCAAGATGTACTGGATACCGGCGTGCTTTTCCGGTATGGGTTTGATCAGGCCCGTAAAGGACACTGGAAAGCAAAAACGTTTGAATCCGACCTGTCTAAACGGATCGGGTCCGCCCACTGCCACCTGTGCGCCAGCGGAACCGCCGCCGTCAACACCGCTTTGGCTTCCTGCGGTGTCGGGGCCGGCGATGAAGTTATCATCCCGCCCTTTACATTTATTGCATCCGTAGAGGCCGTCTTAACCGCCGGCGCGGTCCCTGTTTTTTCAGATATCGATGAAACCCTTTGTTTGGATCCGGATGCCCTGGAGGCGGCGTTGACCCCCCGCACCAAGGCGGTCATGCCGGTTCATATGTGCGGGGCCATGGCCCGCATCGACGAACTCAAATCTTTTTGTGATCGCAAAGGGTTGATCCTCATTGAAGATGCCTGTCAGTCCCTGGGCGCTCTATTCAATGGAAAAGCGGTGGGGACTTTCGGCCAGATGGGCTGCTTCTCCTTTGATCCCGTCAAAACCATTACCTGCGGCGAAGGCGGCGCCATTGTAACCGACAGCCCCGATCTTTATTCCATTGCTTCGGCATACGCCGACCATGGCCACGACCATGTCGGCAATGACCGGGGGATCGAAGGGCATCCGATCCTGGGAACCAATTTTCGCATCAGTGAACTGAACGCCGCCGTTGGCGTGGCCCAGCTGAGGAAACTGGACCGCATTCTGGAAAAACAACGCAGCAACAAAAAAGTTCTGAAAGACGCCATGGACGGCCTGCCGGGGGTCAGTTTTCGAAAACTTCCGGACAAAAGCGGTGATTCAGCCACATTCCTTTCTTTTTTTATGCCGGATAAAAACAAGGCGCGCTCCCTGATACGGGCGTTCTCGGCCGCCGGGATTGATTCCTGCTTCTACTGGTACGACAACAACTGGCATTACATTCGGAATTGGTCCCATTTTAAAAATTTGAGCGCCCCGGCGCCGCTCCCTCTTACGCTTCTGAAAAATTATCCGGATTATAACGCCATCGATATCGCCGCATCGGATGGGATTATGAGCAGGGCCATATCCATGCAAATCAAACTGTCCTGGTCTGAAGCGGATCTGAACGGACGCATCGAAAAACTGCAAAAGGTTTTCAAGGATTCAATGCTGTCGGCCTGA
- a CDS encoding penicillin-binding transpeptidase domain-containing protein, protein MEPINPENTHWRKYQLRLQRTSARKSLWKTAAKYFLLFFLFIFFVYGIDRRLGDATSFSDLKNISFGTRDPGASNDNEPQQPSKNELRALLDATRFTNLTEKSFDFVLDGKKLQVETSLDMSLQLFLQERLNPATSRYIGIVVMDPATGKILSMAGYDKDAPDSNPCIDSIFPAASIFKIITAAAAIEKLNVDPASEFTYNGRKHTLYKSQLREKTNKYTNRITLMDSFAQSVNPVFGKLGANSLGGTVLEEYAEAFGFNHPIEFEIPVVASTAHFSDEPYHWAEIASGFNRKTTMSPLHGAILTAAIINGGILMEPSIVNQITDETGTIIYRSHPQAVNQAITPQASEMMNSLMEATITSGTAQKIFKGHRRDRVLSRLHMGGKTGSIDNKIGDARFDWFVGYAEEIAGDQKIVISAVVAHEKYIGIRSAEYARMAIKHYFKDYFTKDKTKTDREHRS, encoded by the coding sequence ATGGAACCCATCAATCCGGAAAATACTCATTGGCGAAAATATCAGCTGCGCCTGCAAAGAACAAGCGCCCGAAAATCCCTTTGGAAGACCGCTGCCAAATACTTTTTGCTGTTTTTTTTATTTATTTTTTTTGTCTATGGAATTGACCGCAGGCTGGGCGACGCCACCAGTTTTTCGGACTTGAAAAATATTTCCTTTGGAACCAGGGATCCGGGTGCGTCAAACGATAATGAACCCCAGCAGCCGAGTAAAAATGAGCTGCGCGCGTTATTGGATGCAACCCGCTTTACCAATTTGACGGAAAAAAGTTTTGATTTCGTTCTCGACGGGAAAAAATTACAGGTTGAAACGAGCCTCGACATGTCGCTGCAACTGTTCCTTCAGGAACGATTGAATCCCGCCACGTCCCGTTATATCGGAATTGTCGTCATGGATCCCGCAACCGGAAAAATATTATCCATGGCGGGTTATGACAAGGATGCGCCGGACAGCAACCCCTGTATCGACAGCATATTCCCGGCAGCCAGCATATTCAAGATTATCACCGCGGCCGCGGCCATCGAAAAGCTGAATGTCGATCCGGCTTCAGAATTCACCTACAATGGCAGAAAGCATACGTTGTATAAATCGCAGCTGCGCGAAAAAACGAACAAGTACACCAACCGGATAACACTGATGGACTCATTCGCACAATCGGTCAATCCGGTCTTCGGCAAATTGGGAGCAAACTCCCTGGGCGGAACGGTTTTAGAGGAATACGCCGAGGCCTTCGGGTTCAACCATCCCATTGAATTCGAAATACCCGTTGTTGCCAGTACGGCCCATTTTTCAGATGAACCCTACCACTGGGCCGAAATTGCCAGCGGTTTCAATCGCAAGACAACCATGTCGCCGCTCCACGGCGCCATTCTCACGGCAGCGATTATCAATGGGGGCATATTGATGGAGCCCTCCATCGTTAATCAGATAACGGATGAGACCGGCACGATAATTTATCGCAGCCACCCCCAGGCCGTCAACCAGGCCATCACGCCCCAAGCTTCCGAAATGATGAACAGTCTGATGGAGGCGACCATAACATCGGGAACCGCCCAAAAGATTTTCAAAGGGCACCGCCGGGACCGCGTCCTGTCACGGCTTCATATGGGCGGCAAAACCGGCTCCATCGACAACAAAATCGGTGATGCCCGGTTTGACTGGTTCGTCGGATATGCGGAAGAGATAGCGGGGGATCAGAAAATTGTCATATCGGCGGTGGTCGCCCATGAAAAATATATCGGCATCCGCTCCGCCGAATATGCCCGTATGGCGATAAAACATTATTTCAAGGACTATTTCACTAAAGACAAAACTAAAACGGATCGTGAACATCGCTCGTAA
- a CDS encoding integration host factor subunit beta: MNKLELISALKNEANISKSEAARVVQIFFDNMADALAQGERVEIRGLCSFFVKEYKSYTGRNPKTGEKVIIKPKKLPFFKSGKELKERVDY, from the coding sequence ATGAACAAATTGGAACTTATTTCCGCATTGAAAAATGAAGCGAATATTTCCAAATCAGAAGCGGCAAGGGTCGTTCAAATATTTTTCGATAACATGGCGGATGCCCTGGCCCAAGGAGAACGTGTGGAGATACGTGGACTGTGCAGTTTTTTTGTAAAAGAATACAAAAGTTATACCGGCCGGAATCCAAAAACTGGCGAAAAAGTCATTATCAAACCCAAAAAACTTCCGTTTTTCAAATCCGGTAAAGAACTGAAAGAACGGGTTGATTATTAA